ATGCTCGACGCGGTGCTGAGCGTGGTGCCGCACGCGCGCGTCGGGCACATCGGCCTGCAGCGCGACGAGGCGACGGCCGTGGCGTCGCAGTACTACGCCAAATTCCCTGCGAGGCTCGAACAGAGCCTCGTCGTGCTCGTCGACCCGATGCTGGCGACGGGCGGCAGCGCCGTCGCATCGCTCGATCTCCTGATTGCTCGTGGCGCGCGCGACATCCGGCTGCTGTGCATCGTCGCCGCACCGGAAGGGATACGCGAGGTGGAAGCGCACCACCCGCACGTGCGTATCTTCACACCCGCAATCGACAGCCACCTCAACGCGCGCAAGTTCATCGTTCCGGGTCTCGGCGATTTCGGCGATCGCCTGTTCGGCACGACGTGACCGGCCCCTACCGTGCTTCGGTCGGTGGCTGGGGAATCCCTGACGGCGCTCGCCCTGTCGTCAGCGCGGTCTCCATCCAGTGTTCGAGACGACGCGTCTGCTCCAACGTCGTGTTGTGGCCCGTCGTCAACGCGAGCATCCACACCTTCGGGGCCGTGATGACGTTGAACGCCGAGAAGATCGACGTCGGTGGACACGTCTCGTCGTTGTAGCCCCAGGTGTAGATGCCCGGCGCCTTCACGCGACGCGCGAAGTTGACGACGTCGTAGTACGGCAGCGTCGCCAGCGCCTCGGGCGTCGCCTTCGGACCGGGTCGCGTGGGATGGAAGAAGTGCGGCCAACCGCCGGCGCGACCGCGCGCGTATCCGGTGAGATCCGAGAGCGCCGGATACGTCGACGAAAGCGCCTTGACGCGCGGATCGAGCGCCGCCGTCACGATCGCCAACGCGCCGCCCTGGCTCCCGCCAACGACACCGAGGTTGGAACCGTCGTAGCCTGGCAGACTCGTGAGCACGTCGTTGGCGCGCACGGTCGACAGATACACGCGTCTGAAGAAGAACCTGTCGCGATCCTCGACGTTGTTCATGAAGTAGCGCGAGAGGCTGCCGGCACCCAAACCCGTGTAGACGACCGGATCGAGCGTGACGGGCAGGCCGTGGATGCCGATCTGCAGCGTGATGATGCCGCGCCGGCAGGGCTCGATGAGGCCGCGATACGGTCTGACACCCGCGCCGGGCACCGACAGCAGCGCCGGGTGCGGTCCCGGCGTCGTCGGCTCGCACAGGATGCCGTACATGCGACTCGTCGTGGTCGCGTCCGGATCGAGGCCAACGGTCTGGAAGCTGACCTGAGACACGCTGATGCCGGCCCCGCCATACGTAGGCAACGGCTCACGCGTCAGATCGACGGGGATGCGTGCGAGCCTCTCCTTGCCGGCGCGCCAGAACGTGTCGAAGTCCACCGGATCCGACACTGTCGGTCCGATGCGCGACGGATCGAATCCCGCCGTACCGACCCCGCGATAGCTGCGCCCTTCGTGGTCTGCCGTTCCGATGCACCGCAGGAATCCCGGGGATGTCATCGTGCCGGCCTCCACGACGACCAGCGCCGCGCCGCTCGTGACCTCGCGCGTCACCGTCGGTGGCAGCATCTCGGGACCGCACCGCACGGTCACCGTCACACCCGGCAGCGACCGTCCATCGCGCCGCACGTCGACGCTGAACGCCGCCGGCGCCCCGACGGCATACGTCCACGTCGGATTGGTCGGCGTGACGACGATGTCGAGCGCGCCCGTGACGACGTCCTGCGCGCGCACCCCTGAAGCCAGGAACACGCCCCCCAGAACCACTCCCGCAACCTGCACCAATGTCCGCATGAGCGCAGATCCTAGTGCAGGACCGGCGACCACCGGCAACCGGCAACCCGGCAACCGGCCAACCCGGCACCCGGCAACCCGGCAACCGGCCAACGGGCGGGCCGGGCAAGCGCGGCCCGCCCTCCCCCGTCCTCGGCTTGTCGACGAACGGCCGATACGCTATAGTTCGTGGTTCGGGCTGGTCATCAGATGATGATCGGAAGCGAGCACTCCTCTCGGCGTGCGCAGTTGGCTCAGCGGTAGAGCACCGCCTTCACACGGCGGGGGTCACTGGTTCGAATCCAGTACTGCGCACCATCATTTTCCTAATGAATTCGACGGTGTCCAGACTGAGTCGCGCCGGGCTCTGAGCCAGGAGTCGTGGGTTCGAGTCCTGCCTGAGGAGCAGCACGGCCGCCGCCGATAAACCTAAGCATCTTGGGTTATAGTGGTGTCTACGCCATGAAGGTGCGCGACATCATCAAGCGACTGCAGGCGGACGGCTGGATCCTCGAGACGCAGCGCGGTAGCCACCGCCAGTTCGTCAACCCGGCGTTCTCCGACAGGAAGGTCACCGTGAACGGCAAGCCGGGCAACGACTACTCCGGCGATTTGTTGCGCTGGATCTTCGAGCAGGCCGGATGGGACTGGAAGACGCGCCGCTGATGGCATCCTCCTCACACACAGATAGACAGGAGAAATAGTGATGGATCGCGTGCAGCAGTTGCAGTCGTTGTGTGGCGAACTCTATCAGGTGCTCGGCACGGCTGGTGCGCCGGAGGCCGTGTTGGACAAGGTCTGGGCCGCCGCCGCAGGCAAGCCGATCCCGGACGTGCGCCTTTTGCCGATCCACGTGTCGGACTTCGACGAGATCCGCGAACGACAGGACATGATCGACGCGGTGGCCGCGTTGATGGCCCCGCGCCGTGCCGCGCTCATCGGCGCCGAAGGTGGCCGAAGCACGTCGAAAAAGAAGGCCGCCGCCGCTCGCGCGAACGGCCGCAAGGGTGGACGACCGCGCAAGACGGCGACTGCGTAGGATGTGGAATGCGTGACGCCACGCTTGCCGCGGTGATGTGGGAAGCGCGTCACGCGCTCCTCTTCAACGCAGACCTCGCGAAGCCCGCGAAACGGATCAGGGTGAGGACGACCCGATCGGGAACGCAACAGCCATGACCGACGACGACAACCCGCCGCTGACACCCGTTCTCATGAACCGCATGCGGCCTGCCGCGGACGTGCTCCCGCCGAGCATCGTCGAGCAACTCGGCCTTCGTCAGCGTGGAACTCAGGCGACACCGGCGACGCCGACGAAGGTCTCAGTTCCACTCGCTGAAGCGCTGAAAGGCGAGTGAACGCCGGCTCACGGCAGGCCGAGTTGGCGCGCCAGCTGTTGCAGTCCGGAGTCGTCCGGTGCCAGCACACGAAGACGACCGACATAGCGACGCGCACGTTCGATGTCGCGTGTCTTCTGCGCTACGCCGAGCCCGGCGTCCAGCAGATCGCGGTCGTCGGGATGCCGCGCCAATGCGGCGTCGATCACACCGAACGCATCGACGAAGCGCGACTGCGCGTCGAGGGCCAGCGCGTACGCAAAGGCGTATCGCGGTTCGTCGGGCTCGGCGCGCGCGGCGCGTGCCATGAGATCCACGGCTTCCGCGCCGCGCTGCTGGCGATAGACCGACAGTCCCAGCGCGTACAGCAGCGCGCCGTTCTCCGGTATCGCTGTCAGGCCGCGTCGAAGCGTCTGCTCGGCCTGCGCTTCCCGACCGGCATGGCGCTGGAGCTCGGCGAGATTGACGTACGCCGGGATGAACCACGGCGTGCGACGAATCGCGGTCTCGTAGCGTGCCATCGCGGCGTCGACGCGACCGGCCTTCTCATCGAGTAACGCGATGTTGACGTGGGACTCCGGGCGATCCGCGTTGAATCGTGCCGACGCCTGCACCTCGTCCA
This genomic interval from Acidobacteriota bacterium contains the following:
- the upp gene encoding uracil phosphoribosyltransferase, coding for MAATDSPSALARTSNPNAGRARPVRKRLPTAAALQYSARVPVHRIDHPVAQELLTHLRDARTPSPLFRQYAQRLSVLIATEAMRDIPTEPVLVETPLGPADGVRVAADVVVVPVLRAGLGMLDAVLSVVPHARVGHIGLQRDEATAVASQYYAKFPARLEQSLVVLVDPMLATGGSAVASLDLLIARGARDIRLLCIVAAPEGIREVEAHHPHVRIFTPAIDSHLNARKFIVPGLGDFGDRLFGTT
- a CDS encoding acetylxylan esterase, whose protein sequence is MRTLVQVAGVVLGGVFLASGVRAQDVVTGALDIVVTPTNPTWTYAVGAPAAFSVDVRRDGRSLPGVTVTVRCGPEMLPPTVTREVTSGAALVVVEAGTMTSPGFLRCIGTADHEGRSYRGVGTAGFDPSRIGPTVSDPVDFDTFWRAGKERLARIPVDLTREPLPTYGGAGISVSQVSFQTVGLDPDATTTSRMYGILCEPTTPGPHPALLSVPGAGVRPYRGLIEPCRRGIITLQIGIHGLPVTLDPVVYTGLGAGSLSRYFMNNVEDRDRFFFRRVYLSTVRANDVLTSLPGYDGSNLGVVGGSQGGALAIVTAALDPRVKALSSTYPALSDLTGYARGRAGGWPHFFHPTRPGPKATPEALATLPYYDVVNFARRVKAPGIYTWGYNDETCPPTSIFSAFNVITAPKVWMLALTTGHNTTLEQTRRLEHWMETALTTGRAPSGIPQPPTEAR
- a CDS encoding type II toxin-antitoxin system HicA family toxin → MKVRDIIKRLQADGWILETQRGSHRQFVNPAFSDRKVTVNGKPGNDYSGDLLRWIFEQAGWDWKTRR